The Syngnathus scovelli strain Florida chromosome 18, RoL_Ssco_1.2, whole genome shotgun sequence genomic interval GCAAGGTGAGGTTATCTCTTGCAAGAGGCATAAAGGGACTAACAGCAAAAATAATTTGTCCTTGTATTTGTTAGATTCTGTACCTTGCATCTCTGAGGTTAGAAATACACTTCTCACTGGCAGAAACCCTCTCTAGTGGTCAGAATAAACCTCTACAGTTTAGTGTGTTAAAAAGATGACAAATGATTTCAAAAATCTAATCTGTCTCCAGGTCAAATCCTACCAACATGCTCTAAGCTCCCACGACTGCTCTCGTAACGTGTACGTGAAGAAAAACGGATTCACCCTGCACCGCAACCCCATCGCCCAGAGTACAGATGGAGCACGGGGCAAGATTGGCTTTATGGAAGGTCGCCACGCCTGGGAGATCTGGTGGGAAGGACCTCTGGGTACAGTGGCGGTGATTGGCATCGCCACCAAGCGGGCATCCATGCAGTGCCAAGGCTACGTGGCCCTTCTGGGAAGCGATGACCAGAGCTGGGGCTGGAATCTGGTTGACAACAACCTGCTCCACAATGGGGAGGTGAACGGGAACTTCCCACAgtgtaataatgcacccaaatatCAGGTAGGACCAATAACTGGGCTGTCCTTGTTCTATAAAGcaaatttaactttttttataTGACTGTTGCAGATTGGGGAGAGAATACGAGTGATTCTCGACATGGATGACAAGACGTTAGCCTTCGAGAGGGGGTTTGAGTTTCTGGGAGTTGCATTTCGGGGACTACCTAAAGCCTGCCTGTTCCCTGCCGTCTCCGCAGTGTACGGCAACACCGAGGTCACGATGGTGTACTTGGGGAAGCCACTGGATGGCTAAGAGCGATGTATACGGTtccctccaaaagtattggaacagcaaagactttgtttttgttgtacacTGAAGACATTTGGGTATCCAATCAAAAAATGAGActtttttgtttcgttttttgATCTTAAACTGAAATGTTTGTAGTATATAACTATTGACATTTTTATGACATCTCAAAAGCTCATGAATTCAACATCATGATTTTGACTGTTAAAAAGGAATGTTTATGTTAGTGGAAGATAACGCTAACTGTTTCGATACCCTAACTTTTTTCCTGATTGTGCTTAAAAAGTAGCACAGATTTATTACATTACTAAATCATATTACAAAGCTTAATGTGGAATAATCCATTCCATGTTGATTCTGATTTGTATTCATGCCACATCAAAACAACCCGACTTAATAGTTGTCGCCTATGAGAAGCACCGCATGAACGGTTATCATTTTTAAATCCACTTAATGGTGGAAAACGTGTGTGACGTCCAGTTTGTCCTTTTTAATGTGCTACTGTACTATTacactatttatttatctatggtACTACTAGCTTCTGTACAGTTTAAGTAGGAGAATAAAGTCATGAGATGCGGCAACTTGAGATGCATTTCTGTCTGAGCTCCTTGTCTAAATGTCTCCACATGGCACAACAAACACAAATTGCCCTTTCCATCACAAACCACATGAAACTAACATACTTTTTACacctttatttttgtttgtaattACAGAaccattaattaaaaaaaagtttaaaaaaaaatcaagaaacatttttttttgttgttgaatcccccctcgccttttttttttcctgctcaagAAACAACACACAACTCCAACCATCCCACAACTTGCCTTAAAATAACAGCCTACTCCATTTAACTTATTCAATGCCACAGGATGGTCAGCCGCTGACAAGCCGTGACTGCACTGCGCAGTGTCAGAATGTGATGGGGCCTAACTGAAACtgccataccccccccccccctccatgcacacacacatacatacaaacacacacaaacatctttCCTGATACTCCTTACTCCTGGAACAAAAACTGCCTGCCTTTTTATCTGTGTTGGTGATGtataaaaaaatcactttagGCCGGCGACTTGTTAGGTGGCGTCTGTACTGCAGTGTGCTGTCATGCGAATTAaacgtgtgcgcatgtgtgtgtatacatgtcgaggtgtaaaaaagaaaaaaaaaaaaaactaaaaggatCATCAGCGTTTGCTGTTGTAGTAAATGCCCCCTGTGGCCGGCCTGTGGTCGccctgcccccctcccccccacacggACAGAATGGGGTGAGTGTGCATAGCgggagcagagagagagagagacgctgCGGAGACAgtggggggcggcggcgccaccTGGGGAGGGGTCGTCAGCCTCCACTGGTCCTGAAACCTGAAACGACAAGAAGTGGTCTAATACAGAGAGAGGAGGGGTGAGAGGAAGGAGAGAAGACACacaaggtggaggaggaggagcgggcTGCACCAAATAAAAACATcgtctgccaaaataaaaccaaaCGATGGTTGTCTTGCATTGGACAGGCATGAACGTATGGTGGGGGAGATGGCCGCGCAGGCAAGAGCCCCAccttcagggaaaaaaaaaaaaaaatcaattaaaaaaaatgtgcatctcTAATTTTTCCACTGCCAAGCGGGTCAGTCGCTTTCCAAAACTGCGTGGTGAAGAACACatacaacaaaaaaagaaatcatgggGAGTTGATCTGGGGGGAGTCGGAGGAGATGGAGAGAAAAGCAGGAGGGAGTGGTACAGCAAACAGACTTTAAACATCAAACGGGCtagtcaacatttcacatttgaacattcttaaaaaaaagcaaaaaaaaacaa includes:
- the fbxo45 gene encoding F-box/SPRY domain-containing protein 1, giving the protein MSGAASGGSSGMGAAAGASCSSAGVLHTAVSGGGAGVAGRLPARVLEHIFSYLDLTDLTRCALVCWHWSNILADENSEVWRSLGARTLSEEALRSDILCNLPSYKSKVKSYQHALSSHDCSRNVYVKKNGFTLHRNPIAQSTDGARGKIGFMEGRHAWEIWWEGPLGTVAVIGIATKRASMQCQGYVALLGSDDQSWGWNLVDNNLLHNGEVNGNFPQCNNAPKYQIGERIRVILDMDDKTLAFERGFEFLGVAFRGLPKACLFPAVSAVYGNTEVTMVYLGKPLDG